In the genome of Cryptomeria japonica chromosome 8, Sugi_1.0, whole genome shotgun sequence, one region contains:
- the LOC131032322 gene encoding RING-H2 finger protein ATL64-like encodes MEDINREAARGVERVVIESFPIFSYTLVKRLKSQANCSDCAVCLRDFAEDEMLRLLPKCSHAFHPECIDGWLFTHTTCPVCRTSLMLSDQDIPTATDFGLVEQQSLPGEVTVVVNGTGGIFSNDETTNEASGCDSMVYSLVRVRKETEQPSEWYIATAEGLTPGLHGSCGFLGSHHLHEPSGLNALPACSKPSGFAGDGGHGSRSERWGRISMKPALVLRTFSERFMPRARGQVGAEQQDNMA; translated from the coding sequence ATGGAGGACATCAACAGGGAGGCGGCTCGGGGTGTGGAGCGGGTGGTCATCGAGAGCTTCCCCATTTTCAGCTACACTCTGGTGAAGCGCCTCAAATCACAGGCCAACTGCTCCGACTGCGCGGTCTGTCTGCGCGACTTCGCGGAGGATGAGATGCTGCGGTTGCTTCCCAAGTGCAGCCACGCTTTCCATCCAGAGTGCATTGACGGCTGGCTCTTCACTCACACCACGTGCCCTGTGTGCCGGACAAGCCTTATGCTCTCAGACCAAGACATTCCAACGGCTACAGACTTCGGTTTAGTCGAACAGCAATCGCTTCCCGGCGAGGTCACGGTAGTTGTTAACGGAACCGGAGGTATATTTTCAAATGATGAAACGACGAACGAGGCTTCAGGGTGTGATTCGATGGTGTACTCGTTGGTAAGGGTAAGGAAGGAGACGGAGCAGCCGAGTGAGTGGTACATCGCCACAGCGGAGGGTCTCACGCCTGGTTTGCATGGGAGTTGCGGCTTCTTAGGCTCACATCATTTGCATGAGCCATCAGGTTTGAATGCCCTGCCTGCGTGCTCTAAACCAAGCGGCTTTGCCGGTGATGGAGGGCACGGATCAAGATCGGAAAGATGGGGGCGGATTTCTATGAAGCCGGCCTTGGTTTTGAGGACGTTTTCTGAGCGCTTTATGCCTCGAGCTAGAGGTCAAGTTGGTGCTGAGCAGCAGGATAACATGGcttaa